GTGTGGCGAGTTGGTGATGGGCACTCAATTTCTATATGGGGGGATCGCTGGCTACCAGTTCCAATATCTCATAAGGTACAATCACCGGTTCGGCTTCTTGATGAGGATGCGAAAGTTATGGACCTTATAGATAGCACCACTCGATGGTGGAATATTCCCTTAGTGGAAGCAATTTTCCATCCGGTTGAAGCAAGTGCCATTTGTGGTATTCCCCTATGTCTAAATGCGCCAGAAGATCAATTGATATGGGGCCCGGCAAAGAATGGAAAATTCACCGTGCGTAGTGCTTATCATGTTGCACTGGAGGCTAACAGGCGGTCTATGGGTGGGTGTTCGGAAGAAGGGCAGCAAAAGCAAATGTGGAGAAGGATTTGGCGGATCGGAGGCCCAAGGGTGGTGAAGATGTTTTTATGGCAGGCCTGTAATAATATCTTGCCAACAAATGAGAATTTGTACAAGAGGAAAGCCCTGAAGGATCCTTCCTGCCCAATTTGCAAGCGAGAACCTGAGACAGTCTGTCATGCCCTATGGACTTGTCCAGCGGCTCAAGACGTCTGGCATGGAAGCAAGAGGAAGATCCAGAAGTGTGCCATGGTAGATTTGAGCTTCTGGGACATTGTTGGGGGTCTGATGGAACGTCTTGAAGCTGCCGAAGTAGATGTGTTTGCATGTACTGCCAGGCAAATATGGCTTCGCAGAAACAAGTGGGTCTTTGAAGGGGTTTTCTGCTCTCCAGCGCAGCTGCACGAGTGGGTATCTGTTCAGATGGAGGTCGTTCAACAAGGAAGCCAGAATCGAATTCAGGGAGGTCGCCTGCCGGGTCACAGCTCACCTATACGATGGAGCCCACCACAACCAGATTTTGTGAAGTGCAACTGGGATGCAGCGGTTGATATGGTGGGGAACAGAATGGGAATGGGCATTGTGCTTCGAAATACTGCTGGCGATGTAGTGGCAGCAAAATGCACGACTCGGAGGTACATCACTGACCCCATGATTGCCGAAGCAGTGGCGGCTTGGACAGCAGCCCAATTTATTTGGCAGCTGGGAGTTGAGAAGGTTATTCTTGAAAGGGACTCTCTTGGAGTGATCCAGAGTCTACAGAGGGAGGAGTACAACTGGGCTTCGGTGGGGCAATTGCTAGATGATGTGAAGATAATCCTGGGCGGCTGCAGTGCTTGGCGAGCCACTCACGTTCGAAGAGCAGCAAACTCGGCAGCAGACAAATTGGCTAAGGTGGCGTTGCAATTAAATGAGGAGCACCAATGGAGGGGTACTACCCCTTTATGTATTCGGGAAATTGTAATGTCTGAGAAACCTTGATTTCTAATGAAGTAATTGAatcccatttcaaaaaaaaaaaaaatttaggcttTAGGTTGATCTCTTGGggggaacaaaaataaataaataaataaaaccttatACTAAACATGaaagatacaaaaataaaagaaatgtcCCAGATTGATTAAATACTAAATGAGAATCTACTTATATTATATTGAATGTTAAACTTTTTGATATTTGAGAGGTCGAATTGAAGTTATTATTTGTTCctcaaaacaaccaaacaatgTAATAGAtgtgaataatatatatatatatatataaacaccaTATATCAGAGTATGGATAAACAGCTGTAGCCATATATCAGAATATAGATTTTTAAATGCCCCATTATTCATGAAACTTACTAGAACTGTTTCTCGCACAATTCATGATGTGATAcaacaaatcaaatttaattatttagattTTATATTGGACAATACCTTAAAATGGCTATCGTGCAGATAGGGTATGTGAgtggtttatatatattttaataagataTATTGTGATCTATTTATGTAGTTTATTTAAATACATCAACAAACCATTAATGTAAGACCCTTTTAGATTTTACCTGAATTAACAGAGGGATATATGACTAACATCTTTGGCTAATGTGATTTTGAATTTAATCATGTGATTGTGAGTGATTTTGAATAAGTTTGATTTCTATTAGAAATGGGTCAAGGgtctaactcaacccaaaagctagtttaagagttgaggttttccctcacccttataaatggccaatctccttaatacccaagcaatgtAGAACTTTTTACAATTTCAACTCATAATTTGGCAAACCATGTTATAAAAGAAGGGTTTAAATGCAATTATCCATGTTTAAATTATTCCATGCATGCATGCCATTTGCATATCTCTCGGGTCCTATTTAAAAATAAGAGGAAACGGGAAGCTTCCCAATGTGCTTCTTACtccattataatttttattttttatttttactttttttttcaactcaaagaaaatgaaagatatTATGCCAgatgtcttatatatatatatatatatatatatatatatatatatatattctaaattaATATACAAATGATATTTCAAAGAAATGACTTTCCCAATATCTCACAGGTTATAAGCAAATACGTATAGAAGTTAAAATGGCTCAAACCTCGCACAAGGGTCAAATTAATATAGTAAACCAAAATGTTTTCAACTAGGaaattaacaaacatatataaggAAGAGTCACGTTACTTTAAATTAAACCCTATAAACACATAAATTCTTACTTCCATGGCTCATTAACAACACAGCAATGTCTGCATTTGAGACAAATGCGACCACCACAAAATACAACGTTAGCTTTGCTGGGAAAACCATAGAAACAATCGTCACAGACAAAGGTAGCGACATAGACGAATGGTTGCACCTAATCCTTTCATTATATGCTGGTGCACCCACTGTAGTAGGCTTAGACACCGAATGGAGCCCCAGCAAAAAAGCTGCAACCCTGCAGCTTTGCATAGATGACAAGTGTCTAATCGTTCAACTCATTTACATGGACAATATCCCCCGATCGCTCAAGAGCTTTTTAATGGACTCCAACTTCACTCTTGTGGGGATTGAGGTTGCCCAGGATATAGCCAAGCTGAGGGATGAGTATAAGATAGAATGTGAGAAAAGTGCAGATATTGGCAAGGTGGCAAAGAGTCAGTGGCCAGGGCGGTTCCGTGGGCCTAGCTTGAAAGAACTTGCATTGGAAGTAGTTGGTCTTTATATGAGGAAGCCTAAAGATATATGCATGAGTAATTGGGGGGTGAGGATGCTCAGTGAAGAGCAAATTGAGTATGCAGGCATTGATGCCTATGCCTCTTTTAGGATAGGCTGCAAGCTTCTAATGGAAGATCAATAAGGGTCTCTTTATGCATTTGGGCATCTATATATTTGAGCCTCTTTGCATGAATTATTTCCTGTTCTTGGTCTCTTTTTAAGTCTActcttttgtttagtttgctGAATAAATCTCAGGACTTATTATTTTCTATGAAATTGtaactttctttctttaatttgtttaaagcCTGATTTTGGTCATTATAATTGTCATAGTGTTGTAGGACGGCGACCCTCCTCCCCATGACAAGGTATGATTGCTTGATCGTAACCACGTTCGAACAAAAGTGTGATCGGTACATTCAAAAGTCAAAGCCAAACCGTCCGATCGCATCTACGTTCGAACAAAAGTGCAATCACAAAAGTCTAAATGTAGCAGTACGAATAGAAGGATTTTCGAGTAATATTTCTAGAAGTCTTTCGATCTTTTGTCACTCCAAAAATATATGAcctttaaaatcactatttgatcaaaattcaataataattaatcacaagcacaatgataattttaaaaggcacatcattcttggagggacacaagTTTACACAGATATTCCAACCGATTTTCATCCATAtcttattcaaaattcaattttattaatttccttATTAGATTACGAATTGCATCTTTCCAACTTTAGATGACTTTGTTGCCTTTTCAGATTTAGTCTttgtattgttttattaatCTTAGATAATTACTTGCTTGTTaagtttagttttatttctttaatttctttaggGCGGTGTTATAAGGGGACAAACAGATGTATGGAAAAACAACTTTGGAGaatgaattataaaatattactgGGAAAGAAAATCATATCatcttatttttaaagaaagaaaatctatATGGTCTAAATTGGacatactctctctctctctctctctctctctcttttttggtCTAAATAGGACTTAATTATAGAGAGGTGGAGAGACAAAACGGTATGAGagatcaaatcaaatttaatcgtattcaaatctgatttttttttgtttttatattttttttttatgaataagcatTTCATTAAACCAAAGCTCAAAATAAAACAACTCCACAACACAGATACAACTCCTTACAAAGTCAGGGGACACAACCCCTTACAAAGAAAACAGAGGAAACAACCCCTcacaaagcaaaaagaaagggaaacaacctataaatcaaaattacaaagaaTAGTAGCAGGTAAATCCCACAAAGAGCACAACAAAAGGTTTTCCTTATTATTTCTAGGAAAACCTCTTTTCACAGCAATCCTAGACCTGACTTCCCAAAAAACTTGCTTCAACAATTGCTCTTCAATTTTAGGAACACCATCATGTTTAATCTTATTTTTGGTACGCCAAAGGTTATAAACCATAGAACCAAGAACCACCCGACATAACAAGCAATTAAGAGATTTTTTCCCCCAACAATTACACCCTAACTGCACAAGATGATCCCAGATAACAGGAGGCCTATCCACCCTGCAACGAACCATGCAATATTTCCATATTCTAGAACTAAAACTGCATTCAAAGAAGATGTGATCACGAGTTTCAATTTGACTATGACAAAAACAGCATTGAACATCACCCTTAAAACCCCATTTAAGTAACCTTTCACCTGTAAGAAGCCTATTTTTCATTGCAAGCCACAAAATAAAGGCCTGTTTAAGGATAGCAAGGGAGAACCAGACCAACTTCCACCAAATAACCTCTgcattcttctttctaagaCCTTCCCAAGTTTCTGCACTAACATAGACACGCTTCTTAGAACCAAGCCAAATAGGTTTATCACACTGGCTCAAGCAAACTTCAGAAAGCCTAGCTTGAATGTCAACTAAAGCTTTTGATCTTGTaggtctccaaaaccaatctcCATTGCAGATGACAGAAGACAGTTTAGCTTCAATATTACTTTGAGCATTATAGACAACCCTAAAGCCATACTGCTCAATCAATATTCCTGCAGGATGCCACAAATCCAGCCACATATGAATATTATCCCCATTCCAAACCTCAAACTTTAAGAATTTTTTGGCAATATCTCTCAGCTTCAAAATTTTCCCCCAACTCCAAGAACAGTTCTGAGAAATGCCTACACTCCAAAGACTCTTTCTCTTCAAATctgatttaattttattacaATCAACTATAATTAATACTGAAATCAAATCCtataatatataatcaaatctcataatatattctaataatAAGGAGTTGCAACTACTGTAAGGGGGAATTTTTTACGAATGGTTATACCAGTAGATTCAGTCGTGTCCAAATCCTCTCCTCTTACTCCACCAGGCAATGTCCAATCAAAGTTGTGCAGCAGATTTACCAAAACAAGCTCGACAGTGGTCATAGCAAAGGAAATTCCGGGGCAACCCCTCCTTCCAGCACCAAATGGAATAAATTGGAAGTCATGTCCTCTAAAATCTATAGAAGATGTCAAGAACCTTTCTGGCATAAACTCCTCTGGTTCATCCCAAGATGCAGGGTCTCTTCCAATTGCCCATGCATTGATAATAACTCGTGTTCTAGCTGCAATGTCATAGCCCTGTATTTTGATGTTTTGAGTCGATTCTCGGGGCATTAACAATGGAAGAGGAGGATGGAAGCGAAGTGCCTCTTTGATGACTGCCTTCAAGTAATGCATATTATCCAAATCATCCTCTGTTATGTCCTTTTTTTTGCCACTGATCCCTCTCACCTCATCCTGCACCTTCTTCATAGCCTTAGGGTGCCTTAGAAGCTCTGTCATTGTCCACTCTAAGACTGTGTACGCAGTGTCGGTACCAGCAGCAAATACAtcctacaaaaagaaaagaaaaaaaaaatggtaaatataGAAGAAAGATGTCAATATGCATGAGATAAGCATAAAGTACCTTATACCTCCTAAAGTAGAACAAGCCCTTTTAAATTCAAGACTATCCAATATTGCATTATCTCCTTTCCATGATCATTGAAAGTGATAAAAGGTCATTTAACAGCTCCCTTTTTACCCTAATTCTACCGTTAGGCATTAAGAAATGCTATATTATACCCCAATCCTACTGAATTGATATGACAATACTCTTTTTAACAATAACTAATCTAAGAGCTGATGGACACTTTTACATCAGTCCAATGAAATAGGAATGGGATTGGagtatagtatatatatagcattactcattggGCATTACATGCTTTAGTATATCAATACATGTCACATGGGGTTAATCCAACATTATCTAATACAATTCATATTAGGTTTCAAAGATCTAATGTCGTAATTGGTATCACATGTGAATATgttgtcacattatttaaaatttttaaatgatgcaATACTATGTATACTATTagatggaaaacaaaaaatagattgTGAAACAGTTCCTCTCCAATATTTCAAGTCATGATATGGATACAGTTAAGTTTTTAGTGTTGCAATTTCAATGTCAAAACATGTTGTGTTATAAGTATTAGGTTTAGGTCTAACTTGGGATTGAAATGCGGTTCAagacaagtaaaaaaaattcaagtgtGGAAGATGCAGCATGTCCCATACTAAAACTCGAGAGGGTCAGTCAATCCATCGGTCGACCGAGGTTGGGCAGGTTGTGATTTTACTTGAAATCTTAATGGCCTGATCGATCAAGCTTGAGCCTTGGTGTACCTAACCCAACCACCAAATGTTGTATTTTCCATCGACTTTTAAAACCCCGATTTTTCTCGTCTATGTATAAGCCTTATTATTCTTTCATTGTAAGAgaagtttatcatattaatttcTTGAGCTTAAACAGATTATAAACTTCTCCTGGTTCCATCTTTCCCAAATCAAACCACAAAAAATGTTCTAGAGCTATTGTAAGGGGAGGTGAATGTGTAGTTTGCCGTAGGGGTGTCAATAtagttacggttagtggttattatcaaaaaccgctaaccataaccgccttagcggttattagattttactaaccgtaaccgccagTTTAGCGGTTAGTGAATAGGTAACCGCTTGCTaatcgtttttttaaaattgggcttttttagggttttttttttttactgtagcatttttttacCCCCATGTCTTCttaggcccaattgctataaaaagagcccatattgaaaaattaaaaatatttgaccccaaatttacatttacttgtacttaaaaaaaaattttaaaaaaaaaaaaatccttaaatattaaatcataactggctaacttaaaataaataaaaataccacaacatattaaaaaaaaaaaaaaaaaaatcaacacaacatataaagaaagttcaacacaactgtcacaacatataaaaaaaagatatgaaaaagTTGAACACAgcatattaaaaaactaaaaataaaaagttcaaataaaacattaaaacttcatcaatcctctcatttggtATTATGGTAATGCTCAAACTCCTAAGTCTTAAATTCCTAATGATCTAATGGTTATACATTCATACTTAAATGATATAaacatattatctcacaaatcactaat
This genomic interval from Corylus avellana chromosome ca3, CavTom2PMs-1.0 contains the following:
- the LOC132173617 gene encoding 3'-5' exonuclease-like, which produces MSAFETNATTTKYNVSFAGKTIETIVTDKGSDIDEWLHLILSLYAGAPTVVGLDTEWSPSKKAATLQLCIDDKCLIVQLIYMDNIPRSLKSFLMDSNFTLVGIEVAQDIAKLRDEYKIECEKSADIGKVAKSQWPGRFRGPSLKELALEVVGLYMRKPKDICMSNWGVRMLSEEQIEYAGIDAYASFRIGCKLLMEDQ